From the Agrobacterium larrymoorei genome, one window contains:
- a CDS encoding type IV secretion system chaperone VirE1 (in Agrobacterium tumefaciens plasmid Ti this protein binds VirE2), which produces MAIIKLNTSQNVPELAAEEPRELHIEKLNKNYQPDGFTSLDLDMIELENFVLQCPLPEENLVS; this is translated from the coding sequence ATGGCGATCATCAAACTAAACACGAGCCAAAACGTTCCTGAATTGGCGGCTGAGGAGCCGCGAGAACTTCATATAGAGAAGTTGAACAAAAATTATCAGCCTGATGGCTTTACGAGTTTGGATCTCGACATGATAGAACTGGAGAATTTTGTTCTTCAGTGCCCGCTTCCCGAAGAAAACCTTGTCAGCTAA